The following are encoded together in the Peromyscus leucopus breed LL Stock chromosome 1, UCI_PerLeu_2.1, whole genome shotgun sequence genome:
- the Slc25a45 gene encoding solute carrier family 25 member 45 produces MPVEEFVAGWISGAVGLVLGHPFDTIKVRLQTQNTYQGIVDCIRKTYRHESVLGFFKGMSFPIASVALVNSVLFGVYSNTLLALTATSHQERRAQPPSYTNIFIAGCTGGLLQAYCLAPFDLIKVRLQNQTEPRMQIGGSEPRYRGPVHCAVSILREEGPQGLFRGSWALVLRDTPTLGMYFVTYEGLCRQYTPEGQNPSSATVLVAGGFAGIASWITATPFDVIKSRMQMDGLKGRKYRGMLDCMASSFRQEGIGVFFKGMTLNSARAFPVNAATFLSYEYLLRLWR; encoded by the exons ATGCCTGTGGAGGAGTTTGTGGCTGGCTGGATCTCTG GAGCCGTGGGTTTGGTCCTGGGGCACCCGTTTGACACTATAAAG GTGCGGTTACAGACCCAGAACACGTACCAGGGCATTGTGGACTGCATACGTAAGACTTACCGCCATGAGTCG GTCCTGGGCTTCTTCAAGGGAATGAGCTTCCCCATCGCCAGTGTGGCCCTGGTCAACTCCGTCCTGTTTGGCGTGTACAGCAACACCCTGCTGGCACTCACAGCCACCTCCCACCAGGAGCGAcgggcccagccacccagctacacaaacaTCTTCATAGCAGGTTGTACTGGGGGCCTCCTGCAG GCCTACTGCCTGGCTCCTTTTGACCTCATCAAAGTCCGTCTACAAAACCAGACAGAGCCAAGGATGCAGATAGGGGGCTCTGAACCCCGGTACCGGGGCCCTGTGCACTGTGCTGTCTCCATCTTGAGAGAAGAAGGACCCCAGGGACTCTTCAGAGGATCGTGGGCCCTGGTGCTGAGGGACACCCCTACACTGGGAATGTACTTTGTCACCTATGAAGGGCTGTGTCGCCAGTACACACCAGAAGGCCAGAATCCCA GCTCAGCCACAGTGCTGGTGGCCGGGGGCTTTGCAGGCATAGCCTCCTGGATCACAGCCACGCCTTTTGATGTGATCAAGTCCCGGATGCAGATGGACGGGCTGAAAGGGAGAAAGTACCGGGGGATGCTGGACTGTATGGCAAGCAGCTTCCGGCAGGAGGGAATAGGGGTCTTTTTCAAGGGCATGACCCTCAATAGTGCCCGTGCGTTTCCTGTCAATGCTGCCACCTTCCTTAGCTATGAGTACCTGCTGCGCTTGTGGAGATGA